Proteins found in one Zea mays cultivar B73 chromosome 1, Zm-B73-REFERENCE-NAM-5.0, whole genome shotgun sequence genomic segment:
- the LOC100282800 gene encoding calcineurin B-like protein 3 isoform X1, with amino-acid sequence MDPSCFLIWNGRCLNGRAKRDSVKSLVFDIKPSIVCLQETKLCSISDFDILSILGAGYSNFVYYPAHGTRGGILVAWRDGSYSSSASVIKEYSVSVQFQLMSSHLWWFTGVYGPHQDNLKHYFLQELREVRNDCVGPWIIAGDFNLIYRSEDKNNSNINRVLLGSFRNSINSLDLKEIPMSGRRFTWSNQREDPTLVKLDHIFCTSIWEDYFPDCMLCSSATEISDHCPLILKLRVDLRGKRRFHFESFWPNFPGFLEEVAASWNEPIQGSCPLEKVSLKLKRLSRRLQSWGHKVVGNIGFQLGLAREVLHKLEIAQDSRVLSIEEGSSPQEEEFYF; translated from the exons ATGGATCCTAGCTGTTTTCTAATCTGGAATGGGAGGTGTCTTAATGGCCGTGCTAAGAGGGACTCTGTTAAGTCACTGGTATTTGACATCAAACCTTCTATTGTTTGTTTGCAAGAAACCAAATTATGCTCAATATCAGATTTCGATATCCTATCTATTTTAGGTGCTGGATATAGTAATTTTGTGTATTACCCTGCGCATGGGACCAGAGGAGGTATTCTTGTGGCCTGGCGTGATGGATCCTATTCCTCTAGTGCCTCTGTTATCAAGGAATACTCTGTCTCAGTTCAATTTCAGTTAATGTCTAGTCATCTTTGGTGGTTCACAGGTGTGTATGGGCCTCATCAAGACAATCTCAAACATTATTTCCTCCAGGAGCTAAGAGAGGTCAGGAACGATTGTGTTGGCCCATGGATTATTGCTGGTGATTTTAATCTGATTTACAGGTCGGAGGACAAGAACAATTCCAATATAAATCGGGTTCTGTTGGGTAGTTTCAGGAACTCGATCAATTCCTTGGACTTGAAGGAAATTCCAATGTCTGGAAGGAGATTTACTTGGTCAAACCAGAGGGAGGATCCCACTCTTGTTAAGCTGGACCATATTTTCTGTACTAGCATCTGGGAAGATTACTTTCCTGACTGTATGCTTTGTAGCAGTGCAACTGAAATCTCTGACCACTGTCCTCTGATTCTCAAGCTCAGAGTGGATCTCAGGGGGAAGCGTAGATTCCATTTCGAAAGTTTCTGGCCCAACTTCCCTGGGTTCTTGGAAGAGGTTGCTGCCTCTTGGAACGAGCCGATTCAAGGCTCCTGCCCTCTTGAGAAGGTGTCTTTGAAGCTTAAAAGATTATCCAGAAGGCTGCAGTCTTGGGGGCACAAAGTGGTAGGCAATATTGGGTTCCAATTGGGATTAGCTCGTGAGGTGCTACATAAATTGGAGATAGCTCAAGACAGCAGGGTATTGTCTATAGAGGAAG GCTCGTCTCCGCAAGAAGAGGAATTTTATTTCTAA